One genomic region from Leptospira hartskeerlii encodes:
- a CDS encoding HigA family addiction module antitoxin translates to MNKELMNIHPGEILLEDFLKPMGITAYKLAQSTHIDQKRISEIVHGRRSITADTALRFSKFFGNSPEFWLSIQAHYDLEIKQYELKSELKTIKKFRELQAI, encoded by the coding sequence ATGAATAAAGAATTAATGAATATCCACCCTGGAGAAATCTTATTAGAAGATTTTTTAAAACCTATGGGAATAACTGCCTATAAGCTTGCTCAATCTACTCATATTGATCAGAAACGAATTAGTGAAATAGTTCATGGTCGTCGCTCTATCACTGCAGACACCGCACTTAGATTTTCTAAATTCTTTGGTAATTCGCCGGAGTTTTGGTTATCAATACAGGCTCATTACGATTTAGAGATTAAACAGTATGAGCTTAAAAGTGAACTAAAAACGATTAAAAAATTTCGAGAACTTCAAGCTATTTAA
- a CDS encoding type II toxin-antitoxin system RelE/ParE family toxin yields MVILSFYDKESETIWLGKFSKKFPKEIQRTARRKLIHIDSAKNIEDLKIPPGNRLHAMSGDRQGQYSISINMQYRICFSWENGNASNVEIIDYH; encoded by the coding sequence ATTGTGATTCTATCTTTTTACGATAAAGAATCTGAAACTATTTGGTTAGGTAAGTTTTCTAAAAAATTCCCAAAAGAAATTCAGAGAACAGCAAGACGAAAATTAATTCACATAGATAGCGCAAAGAATATTGAAGATTTAAAAATTCCTCCGGGAAATAGACTTCATGCTATGTCAGGAGATAGGCAAGGTCAGTATAGCATAAGTATAAATATGCAATATAGAATCTGCTTCTCCTGGGAAAACGGAAATGCTTCGAATGTAGAAATAATTGATTATCATTAG